In one window of Arachis ipaensis cultivar K30076 chromosome B06, Araip1.1, whole genome shotgun sequence DNA:
- the LOC107646241 gene encoding CSC1-like protein At4g02900 — protein MATLGDICVSAAVNLLSAIAFLLAFAILRLQPINDRVYFPKWYLKGIRGSPTSSRTAVGKFVNLDYSSYLRFLNWMPAALHMPEPELIDHAGLDSAVYIRIYLLGLKIFAPVAVLAFGALVPVNWTGRRLNASKSKELTFSNIDKLSISNVPDGSKRFWVHIGMSYLFSFWTCFTLYREYKIIAAMRLRFLASERRRPDQFTVLVRNVPPDPDESVSEHIEHFFCVNHPDHYLMHQVVYNANKLAAIVAKKRAMINWHIYYENKYERNPSQRPVTRTGMLGIFGKKVDAINHYTSLIDNLSKQEEEERQKVRNDPDAIVPAAFVSFKTRWGAAVCAQTQQTSNPTVWLTEWAPEPRDVYWDNLAIPYLDLNLRKLLMTVAMFFLTFFFMIPIALVQSLANIESIKHVFPFLASLVEKPSVKNFIQGFLPGLTLKIFLIFLPKILMTMSKIEGFTSLSGLDRRSASKYYLFILVNVFLGSVVTGTAFQQLEQLIDQPSTEFTKTVGSTIPMKATFFITYVMIDGWAGIAAEVLRLTPLIMFHLKNTFLVKTELDRQAAMDPGCLDFSISEPRIQLYFMLGHVYAPVTPLLLPFIVVFFAFSYLVFRHQIINVYNQHYESGATFWPDVHRRVLTGLIISQILLMGLLSTRGTNKITLVLIGQPILTFWFYRYCKGRFESAFIKFPLEEAMVKDTLERAVEPTLNLRIYLQDAYVHPVFKRSELEKPMAVDDEEENPLIQTTRASRLSSMPESDNEA, from the exons atggCGACTCTAGGGGATATTTGTGTTTCCGCGGCCGTCAATCTCTTGTCTGCAATTGCATTCTTGCTGGCTTTTGCAATATTACGACTTCAACCCATTAACGATAGGGTCTACTTCCCAAAATGGTATCTGAAGGGAATAAGAGGAAGCCCAACAAGTTCCAGAACAGCAGTTGGAAAATTTGTTAACCTGGACTACAGTTCCTATCTCAGGTTCTTGAATTGGATGCCTGCAGCATTGCATATGCCAGAGCCAGAACTTATAGATCATGCAGGGCTTGACTCAGCAGTGTATATTCGGATTTATCTGCTTGG GTTGAAAATATTTGCCCCAGTTGCCGTACTTGCTTTTGGGGCTTTGGTTCCCGTTAACTGGACTGGGAGAAGATTGAATGCATCAAAATCCAAGGAGTTGACATTTAGCAATATTGACAAGCTTTCGATATCAAATGTTCCAGATGGATCAAAGAG GTTTTGGGTTCATATTGGTATGTCATATCTCTTCTCTTTTTGGACATGCTTTACTCTTTACAGAGAATACAAGATTATAGCAGCAATGAGATTGCGATTTTTGGCATCTGAACGTCGTCGTCCAGACCAATTTACT GTCCTAGTGAGGAACGTTCCACCAGATCCTGATGAATCTGTTAGTGAGCACATTGAGCATTTTTTTTGTGTCAATCATCCTGATCACTATCTGATGCATCAG GTTGTATATAATGCAAACAAGCTTGCTGCAATAGTTGCAAAGAAAAGGGCAATGATAAACTGGCACATTTACTACGAAAACAAATATGAAAGGAATCCTTCGCAAAGGCCAGTTACTCGG ACAGGTATGCTCGGTATCTTCGGGAAAAAAGTGGATGCTATTAATCATTATACTTCGCTAATTGATAACTTGAGCAAACAA GAAGAGGAAGAAAGACAGAAAGTTAGAAATGATCCCGATGCTATTGTTCCTGCAGCATTCGTTTCATTCAAAACCCGATGGGGAGCAGCTGTATGTGCTCAAACTCAGCAAACTAGTAATCCTACTGTTTGGCTCACAGAATGGGCTCCTGAGCCTCGAGATGTCTATTGGGATAATCTAGCCATTCCATATTTGGATCTCAATCTTCGAAAATTGCTCATGACTGTTGCTATGTTTTTCTTAACTTTCTTCTTTATGATACCAATAGCATTGGTCCAATCTCTAGCCAACATTGAGTCCATCAAGCATGTCTTTCCTTTCTTGGCGTCGTTAGTTGAGAA GCCATCTGTAAAGAATTTTATTCAAGGATTTCTGCCAGGGCTAACATTAAAGATATTTCTTATTTTCCTCCCTAAAATTCTCATGACAATGTCCAAAATAGAAGGTTTTACATCGCTTTCAGGTTTAGACCGGAGGTCAGCATCCAAATATTACTTATTTATTCTTGTCAATGTGTTCCTTGGAAGCGTTGTAACAGGAACCGCATTTCAGCAACTTGAACAACTTATTGATCAGCCCTCTACAGA GTTCACCAAAACTGTTGGCAGTACAATCCCTATGAAAGCAACATTTTTCATCACATATGTAATGATTGATGGATGGGCTGGAATTGCTGCAGAGGTCCTCAGATTAACTCCGTTAATTATGTTCCACCTGAAAAACACATTCCTGGTGAAGACAGAGCTGGACAGACAAGCTGCTATGGACCCTGGTTGCTTGGATTTTTCCATATCTGAACCTCGAATACAGTTATATTTCATGCTAGGACACGTCTATGCCCCAGTTACGCCTTTACTTCTCCCCTTCATTGTAGTATTCTTCGCCTTTTCCTACTTGGTCTTTCGGCATCAA ATTATCAATGTGTATAACCAGCACTACGAGAGTGGAGCAACATTTTGGCCAGATGTCCACCGTCGAGTTCTTACCGGATTGATTATATCCCAGATTCTTTTGATGGGGTTGCTCAGTACCAGAGGCACTAACAAGATCACGCTAGTGCTTATTGGACAACCCATCTTGACATTCTGGTTCTACAGATATTGCAAAGGCCGCTTTGAATCAGCATTCATAAAGTTCCCACTAGAG GAAGCTATGGTGAAGGATACGCTTGAACGGGCTGTTGAGCCAACCTTGAACCTGAGAATATATCTTCAAGATGCTTATGTACACCCAGTTTTTAAGAGAAGTGAGTTGGAAAAACCAATGGCCGttgatgatgaagaagagaaTCCTCTCATTCAAACAACTAGAGCGTCTCGTCTGAGTAGCATGCCAGAATCTGATAATGAAGCATAG
- the LOC107645358 gene encoding isoamylase 2, chloroplastic: MANLVHSFTLIPCNPYKYRTKVSCFHKSFNQTKDQFVIRGLQNPIQPFSRNFTSKLGATSRLSVEHKLNAVASESEDLKRTLSYLFRTEIGGGLVRVYVTKSNNHLRYSVLIEVSSLDLRVSGQGEKRLVLCWGVYRDDSSCFVELDSKNSGGDAGAGMNLSQFKQNSAEKFVVELDFDAKQVPLYLSFYFKSLLGDDETSGLEIRSHRRTNFCVPVGSLPGYPAPLGLSFSPDGSMNFALFSRHAEGVVLCLYDDTGVEKPALELDLDPYVNRSGDVWHVAFESAWTFVSYGYRCRGDLVGRDKDDDDAMRVLLDPYAKIIGNFFPDGHGLVRNLGQLGKEPAFDWGDDYRPNLSMEKLVVYRLNVKCFTQDMSSQLPSNLAGTFSGLANKVKYLKDLGVNAILLEPVLTFDENKGPYFPCHFFSLMHIYGPSGDPVSTINSMKEMVKTMHANGIEVLMEVVFAHTAEAGALQGIDDLSYYFLNGVDDPDTQGALKCNYPVVQSLILDSLRHWVTEFHIDGFSFINASNLLRGSHGEYLSRPPLVEAIAFDPVLWKTKIIADSWDPHGMVAKGTHFPHWMRWAEINTKFCHDVRNFLRGESLISNLATRLCGSGDMFSNGRGPAFAFNYVARNFGLSLLDLVSFSSGELGAELSWNCGEEGPTNNVVVLERRLKQIRNFLFILFVSLGVPVLNMGDECGQSFDGSPAYSVFKPFNWSALQTGFSKQTTQFVSFLSSLRKRRSDLLQSSSFLKEENIEWYGSNRDPPQWEDPTCKFLAMLLKAEKPELPENPLPTDISGDLFLAFNAADNSETLVLPVPPEGMSWYRLVDTSLPFPGFFLTDGELVPEQTAGLFTYLMRSHSCTLFETSNKRS, encoded by the coding sequence ATGGCGAATCTGGTGCATTCATTCACACTGATTCCTTGCAACCCATATAAATACCGAACCAAAGTTTCATGCTTTCACAAATCCTTTAACCAGACAAAGGACCAATTCGTTATTCGAGGGTTGCAAAACCCCATTCAACCCTTTTCGCGTAATTTCACCTCAAAATTGGGTGCCACGTCAAGGTTATCCGTTGAGCATAAACTGAATGCCGTAGCTTCCGAATCTGAGGATCTGAAGAGGACGTTGAGCTATTTGTTCAGGACAGAGATTGGTGGCGGTTTGGTTAGAGTTTATGTCACAAAGAGTAATAACCACCTTAGGTATTCTGTTTTGATTGAGGTTTCTTCGTTGGATTTAAGGGTTAGTGGCCAaggtgaaaagaggcttgtgtTGTGTTGGGGTGTGTATAGAGACGATTCGTCGTGTTTTGTGGAGTTGGATTCGAAGAATTCGGGTGGGGATGCTGGGGCGGGGATGAATCTAAGCCAGTTTAAGCAGAATTCTGCTGAGAAGTTTGTGGTTGAGTTGGATTTTGATGCTAAGCAAGTTCCATTGTACTTATCATTTTATTTTAAGTCTCTGTTAGGTGATGATGAGACTAGTGGATTGGAGATCAGAAGCCATAGGAGAACAAATTTTTGTGTTCCTGTCGGTTCTCTTCCAGGATACCCAGCTCCTCTAGGTCTGTCTTTTAGTCCTGATGGTTCTATGAACTTTGCCCTTTTCTCAAGGCATGCAGAGGGTGTTGTTTTGTGTTTGTATGATGACACTGGTGTGGAGAAACCTGCCTTGGAGCTTGATCTGGATCCTTATGTCAATCGATCAGGTGATGTTTGGCATGTCGCATTTGAGAGTGCCTGGACTTTTGTGAGCTATGGTTATCGCTGCAGGGGGGATCTTGTGGGGAGAGACAAGGATGATGATGATGCCATGCGTGTTCTTTTGGACCCTTATGCTAAGATCATTGGGAATTTTTTTCCTGATGGTCATGGATTAGTGAGGAATCTTGGACAGTTGGGGAAGGAGCCTGCTTTCGACTGGGGTGATGATTACCGTCCGAATTTGTCCATGGAAAAGCTAGTGGTCTATAGGTTGAATGTCAAGTGCTTTACGCAGGATATGTCCAGTCAACTTCCTAGTAATTTAGCCGGGACCTTTTCTGGTTTGGCTAACAAGGTGAAGTATCTCAAAGATCTGGGTGTGAATGCCATTTTGCTGGAGCCAGTTCTCACATTTGATGAGAATAAAGGACCATATTTTCCTTGTCACTTTTTCTCTTTAATGCACATATATGGGCCATCTGGTGATCCTGTGTCCACTATCAATTCTATGAAGGAGATGGTTAAAACTATGCATGCCAATGGTATAGAAGTTCTTATGGAAGTTGTGTTTGCCCATACTGCTGAGGCTGGTGCTCTGCAAGGAATCGATGACTTATCGTACTATTTTCTAAATGGAGTCGATGATCCGGATACACAGGGTGCTTTGAAATGTAACTATCCTGTAGTGCAAAGTTTGATTCTGGATAGCCTTCGTCATTGGGTGACTGAGTTTCACATTGATGGCTTCTCTTTCATAAATGCTTCTAATCTGTTGAGGGGTTCTCATGGGGAATACTTGTCTCGACCTCCATTGGTTGAAGCAATCGCTTTTGATCCAGTACTCTGGAAGACTAAAATCATTGCAGATTCCTGGGATCCCCATGGTATGGTAGCAAAGGGAACCCACTTTCCCCATTGGATGAGATGGGCTGaaataaatacaaaattttgtCATGATGTGAGAAACTTCTTGAGGGGTGAAAGTCTTATCAGTAACCTCGCAACAAGACTTTGTGGGAGTGGAGACATGTTTTCTAATGGACGAGGCCCGGCATTTGCTTTCAATTATGTTGCCAGGAATTTTGGACTTTCTCTTTTGGACTTGGTCAGCTTTAGTAGTGGTGAACTAGGTGCAGAGTTGAGTTGGAATTGTGGAGAAGAAGGACCTACTAACAACGTCGTTGTGCTTGAAAGACGACTCAAACAAATCCGTAATTTCCTCTTCATCTTGTTTGTGTCCTTAGGAGTACCTGTTCTGAACATGGGAGATGAGTGTGGTCAGTCTTTTGATGGTTCTCCTGCATACAGTGTCTTTAAACCTTTCAATTGGAGTGCCTTGCAAACAGGTTTTAGCAAACAAACAACACAATTTGTTTCCTTTTTAAGTTCACTCAGAAAGAGGCGGAGTGATCTTCTTCAAAGTAGCAGCTTTTTAAAGGAAGAAAACATAGAGTGGTACGGAAGCAACCGGGATCCACCACAATGGGAAGACCCAACCTGCAAGTTCCTTGCAATGCTTCTGAAGGCAGAAAAACCAGAGCTCCCAGAAAACCCTTTACCTACTGACATATCAGGGGACTTATTTCTTGCTTTCAATGCAGCTGATAATTCAGAAACCTTAGTTCTACCTGTGCCCCCGGAAGGGATGTCGTGGTACCGTTTAGTCGATACGTCTCTTCCGTTTCCTGGTTTTTTCTTAACCGATGGTGAACTTGTCCCTGAGCAGACAGCAGGATTGTTTACTTACCTAATGAGGTCTCACAGCTGCACTTTATTTGAGACAAGcaataagagaagctaa